A stretch of the Deltaproteobacteria bacterium CG11_big_fil_rev_8_21_14_0_20_42_23 genome encodes the following:
- a CDS encoding cold-shock protein: MSNKKQGTVKWFNDSKGFGFITPDGEGNDLFVHHSNIVADGYKTLAEGERVEFSIGQGPKGENATDVVKLQS; the protein is encoded by the coding sequence ATGTCCAACAAGAAGCAAGGAACCGTAAAATGGTTCAACGACAGTAAAGGTTTTGGTTTTATCACTCCAGATGGCGAAGGTAATGATCTTTTCGTACATCACAGCAACATCGTTGCTGACGGATACAAAACACTCGCTGAAGGCGAAAGAGTTGAGTTCAGCATTGGTCAAGGACCAAAAGGTGAGAACGCAACTGACGTAGTAAAACTTCAGTCATAA